The region CCGTTGTCTCCGTAAGACCTATCCAGTTTTCGCAAGCCATTTTCGTCAGCCCGACTCCGGTGGAAAGTCTTATCCAGATCAGCGGCAACAATGTCGGGACGAGAGGCAGCGTCACGGGCCTCGTGATGGCCGCTTACAAGTTGCGCCAGTTCCAGATCTCCGGCGCTCCCGCCTGGGCGGACACCTCCTGGTTCGATATCGAAGGCAAAACCACAGGCCCGGCCACGACCGATCAAGTGCGGCAACTGCTTCAGACACTGCTCGGCGAGAAGTTCCATCTGAAGCTTAAAACCAGCATGAAGGAAACGGCCGTCTACGAACTGGTGCCCGTCAAGAATGGGCCGAAGTTGAAGGAAAGCACGGGGCTGCATCCGGCCTTGCCCCCGAACCCGGACACCTCGATGGTGCGGATCAACGTGTTCAATCGGGACATGGCCAATTTTATCGGCCTCATCGCGCCGGATCTGGATCGTCCCATCATCGATAAGACCGGCTTGGCGGCGCGCTACGACTTCGGCCTGGAATACAAGCGCGCCGCGGAGGGCGACAAGTCGCTCTTCAATGCGATGGAGCAGCAGCTCGGACTGAAACTGGTCCCGGTCACGGAATCACTGGAAATGGCGGTTATTGAAGACGTGCAGCGGCCGGGGGAGAATTAAGTCGAATCGAGCGGGAGGTTCATAAATCCCGAAATCGCGGATGCCCACAGGCGTTATGATGGTCCCGGTGCGCTATGAATAAAGTTTTTGTGGTTTGCCTTGTTGTCCTGGCATGCGCAGCCTGCCGGAAGCCATCTCCCGATCCCATCGCCAGTCTTCTTCAAAACAAAAAGGGCGCGGTCTTTGTCTTCCTGGCGCCGGACTGTCCTCTATCCCAGAATTACACGCTGACGTTGAACAATCTGAACAAGGAGTTCGAGTCCGCCGGGGTCGGGTTTTATGGCGTGTTCTCCGGAGGCGCCATCTCCAAACAGGCGATGGACGACTTCGCCGCAACCTATCACCTGGGTTTTCCGGCAATGCTGGATGACCAATCGAAGGTCGCCGATTACTTCGGCGCCACCACTACTCCGGAAGCCTTCCTGACGGGGGCGACGGGCCAAACCGTCTACAAAGGCGCCATCGACAACTGGGCGCCGGAGCTCGGCCAGCATCGCACGGTCATCACGCAACATTATTTATTCGATGCGTTGGAAAGCGTACGAGCGGGCAAGGCGATCCAGGTTAAGGAAACTCAAGCGGTTGGCTGCTTCATCGAACGGAAGAACCAAAGCTGATATTCCGGACTTACGATTCCCCTGGAAAGCCGGAACCAACGTCGTAGGATTGTTGACGTTGTTCCGGCCGCACCAGATTTGTTAGGAAAAACTACGGTGT is a window of Terriglobia bacterium DNA encoding:
- a CDS encoding TIGR03435 family protein, translating into MKQVLFALVSFSVVSVRPIQFSQAIFVSPTPVESLIQISGNNVGTRGSVTGLVMAAYKLRQFQISGAPAWADTSWFDIEGKTTGPATTDQVRQLLQTLLGEKFHLKLKTSMKETAVYELVPVKNGPKLKESTGLHPALPPNPDTSMVRINVFNRDMANFIGLIAPDLDRPIIDKTGLAARYDFGLEYKRAAEGDKSLFNAMEQQLGLKLVPVTESLEMAVIEDVQRPGEN
- a CDS encoding redoxin domain-containing protein encodes the protein MNKVFVVCLVVLACAACRKPSPDPIASLLQNKKGAVFVFLAPDCPLSQNYTLTLNNLNKEFESAGVGFYGVFSGGAISKQAMDDFAATYHLGFPAMLDDQSKVADYFGATTTPEAFLTGATGQTVYKGAIDNWAPELGQHRTVITQHYLFDALESVRAGKAIQVKETQAVGCFIERKNQS